Proteins found in one Triticum aestivum cultivar Chinese Spring chromosome 4D, IWGSC CS RefSeq v2.1, whole genome shotgun sequence genomic segment:
- the LOC123098672 gene encoding 3-ketoacyl-CoA synthase 10, whose translation MAREELSTEIVNRGVEPSGPDAGSPTFSVRVRRRLPDFLQSVNLKYVRLGYHYLLSHGVYLATIPVIVLVCGAEVGSLSRDELWRKVWDEATYDLATVLAFLAVLAFTISVYIMSRPRPIYLIDFATYKPADELKVSKAEFIDLARKSGKFDEESLAFQARLLAKSGIGDESYMPRCVFQPDANCATMKEGRAEASAAMFAALDELFDKCRVRPKDVGVLVVNCSLFNPTPSLSAMIVNHYKMRGNILSYNLGGMGCSAGVISIDLARDMLQASGAGLAVVVSTEAVSFTWYAGKRRSMLIPNAFFRAGAAAVLLSNRRRDFRRAKYQLEHVVRTHKGADDRAFRSVYQEEDEQRIKGLSISRDLVEVGGHALKTNITTLGPLVLPFSEQLLFFAGVLFRHLYPSKTSTPPPPAANGDTSAAAPYIPDFKRAFEHFCMHAASRDVLEHLQRNLGLRDADLEASRAALHRFGNTSSSSIWYELAYLEAKGRVRRGDRVWQLAFGSGFKCNSAVWRAVRRVRRPSRSPWLDCVDQYPARMDA comes from the exons ATGGCGCGGGAGGAGCTGTCGACGGAGATCGTGAACCGCGGCGTGGAGCCGTCGGGCCCGGACGCCGGGTCGCCGACCTTCTCGGTGCGCGTGCGCCGCCGGCTGCCCGACTTTTTGCAGTCGGTGAACCTCAAGTACGTGCGGCTCGGGTACCACTACCTGCTGAGCCACGGCGTGTACCTGGCCACCATCCCGGTGATCGTGCTGGTGTGCGGCGCCGAGGTGGGCAGCCTCAGCCGCGACGAGCTGTGGCGCAAGGTGTGGGACGAGGCCACCTACGACCTCGCCACCGTGCTCGCCTTCCTCGCCGTCCTCGCCTTCACCATCTCCGTCTACATCATGTCCCGCCCCAGGCCCATCTACCTCATCGACTTCGCCACCTACAAGCCCGCCGACGAACTCAAG GTGTCCAAGGCGGAGTTCATCGACCTGGCGCGCAAGTCGGGCAAGTTTGACGAGGAGAGCCTGGCATTCCAGGCGCGGCTGCTGGCCAAGTCCGGCATCGGGGACGAGTCCTACATGCCGCGCTGCGTCTTCCAGCCCGACGCCAACTGCGCCACCATGAAGGAGGGCCGCGCCGAGGCCTCCGCCGCCATGTTCGCCGCGCTCGACGAGCTCTTCGACAAGTGCCGCGTCCGCCCCAAGGACGTCGGCGTCCTCGTCGTCAACTGCAGCCTCTTCAACCCCACCCCCTCCCTCTCCGCCATGATCGTCAACCACTACAAGATGCGCGGCAACATCCTCAGCTACAACCTGGGGGGCATGGGCTGCAGCGCGGGGGTCATCTCCATCGACCTCGCCCGCGACATGCTCCAGGCCAGCGGCGCCGGGCTCGCCGTCGTGGTGAGCACCGAGGCCGTGTCGTTCACCTGGTACGCCGGGAAGCGCCGCTCCATGCTCATCCCCAACGCCTTCTTCCGCGCGGGCGCGGCCGCCGTGCTGCTGTCCAACCGCCGCAGGGACTTCCGCCGCGCCAAGTACCAGCTGGAGCACGTGGTGCGCACGCACAAGGGCGCCGACGACCGCGCCTTCCGCTCCGTGTACCAGGAGGAGGACGAGCAGCGGATCAAGGGCCTGTCCATCAGCCGCGACCTGGTGGAGGTCGGCGGCCACGCGCTCAAGACCAACATCACCACCCTCGGCCCGCTGGTGCTCCCCTTCTCGGAGCAGCTGCTCTTCTTCGCCGGCGTGCTGTTCCGCCACCTCTACCCGTCcaagacgtccaccccgccgccgccggccgccaacgGGGACACCTCGGCCGCCGCGCCCTACATCCCGGACTTCAAGCGCGCGTTCGAGCACTTCTGCATGCACGCCGCCAGCCGCGACGTGCTGGAGCACCTGCAGCGCAACCTGGGCCTCCGCGACGCCGACCTGGAGGCCTCCCGCGCCGCGCTGCACCGCTTCGGCAACACCTCCAGCAGCAGCATCTGGTACGAGCTGGCCTACCTGGAGGCCAAGGGCCGCGTCCGCCGCGGTGACCGCGTGTGGCAGCTCGCCTTCGGCTCCGGCTTCAAGTGCAACAGCGCCGTGTGGCGCGCCGTCCGCCGCGTGCGCCGCCCGTCCAGGAGCCCGTGGCTGGACTGCGTCGACCAGTACCCGGCGCGCATGGACGCCTGA